In Egicoccus sp. AB-alg6-2, a genomic segment contains:
- a CDS encoding ArsA family ATPase, giving the protein MLLFTGKGGVGKTSLAAATAVRAAANGLRVLVTSTDPAHSLADALDVPLADTPRTVPLPRADGRLSALQIDAQARLERHWSDVRDYLVALLAWSGVGEIAAEELVLLPGIDELFALIDLRAQVAGGDHDLVVVDCAPTAETLRLLALPEALGWYVDRIAGPGRRMLRALRPLARGAGGAVLPLPDDDVFATVERVNADLAAVHAILQDPATTSLRLVCNPERLSIAETERTATTLSLFGYAVDAVVVNRVLPDHVQDPYLARWKARHVAYLAEIEASFAPTPVLRAPLLDDEVIGVDGLLRLANAVYDHVDERALRDPVRPVTVEPTADGHLLRVALPFATKGEIDLQRRGADLHLKVAGVRRTVALPGSLRRDQVAGAALEDGWLEVRFRPARSAEEMEVAT; this is encoded by the coding sequence GTGCTGCTGTTCACCGGTAAAGGTGGCGTCGGCAAGACCTCGCTCGCCGCGGCGACGGCGGTCCGCGCGGCGGCGAACGGGCTCCGCGTCCTGGTCACCTCCACCGACCCCGCCCATTCGCTGGCCGACGCGTTGGACGTGCCGCTCGCCGACACCCCCCGCACCGTTCCGTTGCCGCGCGCCGACGGCCGCCTGTCGGCGTTGCAGATCGACGCACAGGCGCGGCTCGAGCGGCACTGGAGCGACGTGCGGGACTACCTCGTCGCGCTGTTGGCCTGGAGCGGGGTCGGGGAGATCGCGGCGGAGGAGTTGGTGCTGCTGCCGGGGATCGACGAGCTGTTCGCGCTGATCGACCTGCGGGCACAGGTGGCGGGTGGCGACCACGACCTGGTCGTCGTCGACTGCGCACCGACCGCCGAGACCCTGAGACTGTTGGCGCTGCCCGAGGCGCTGGGCTGGTACGTGGACCGCATCGCCGGCCCGGGACGTCGGATGTTGCGCGCGTTGCGTCCGCTGGCACGCGGCGCCGGGGGAGCGGTCCTTCCCCTGCCCGACGACGACGTCTTCGCCACGGTCGAGCGGGTCAACGCCGACCTCGCCGCCGTGCACGCGATCCTGCAGGATCCCGCGACGACCTCGCTGCGCCTGGTGTGCAATCCCGAGCGGCTCTCGATCGCCGAGACCGAACGCACGGCCACGACCCTGTCGTTGTTCGGCTATGCGGTGGACGCCGTCGTCGTCAACCGTGTCCTGCCCGACCACGTGCAGGACCCGTACCTGGCGCGCTGGAAGGCGCGTCACGTCGCGTACCTGGCCGAGATCGAGGCGTCGTTCGCGCCGACGCCGGTCCTGCGGGCGCCACTGCTCGACGACGAGGTGATCGGGGTCGACGGGCTCCTTCGGCTCGCCAACGCCGTGTACGACCACGTCGACGAGCGGGCGTTGCGGGATCCGGTGCGCCCCGTCACGGTCGAACCGACCGCCGACGGCCATCTCCTGCGCGTCGCACTGCCCTTTGCGACCAAGGGCGAGATCGACCTGCAGCGGCGCGGGGCCGACCTGCACCTGAAGGTGGCGGGGGTCCGGCGCACGGTCGCGCTGCCCGGCTCGCTGCGACGGGACCAGGTCGCGGGAGCCGCGCTCGAGGACGGTTGGCTCGAGGTCCGCTTCCGGCCCGCACGATCCGCCGAGGAGATGGAGGTGGCGACGTGA
- a CDS encoding ROK family protein, which produces MSDPVAIGIDIGGTKLVAATVAADGRLIERHRRETPAHDTALLLQTLRASIRQLAAGRTDLPVGIGIAGLVSPDGVIRYGPNIGVRDVAIAEELADTTSAPIAVTNDASAAALGEQRAGAAQGHRDVVMFTLGTGVGGGIVVGDRLLLGANGFAAEIGHLIVAEGGRRCPCGARGCIEAYASGTAIGRVAAERAAAHDGPTVLRDVPMPTGRDVSQAALAGDELAQQVLVEAGTWLGVAAASLVNLLDPEVLLVGGGAALATSRWIVPAATEALQQRMLGNAWRVAPAFELAALGDDAGMVGAAMLALDRAGAAAPHGSRS; this is translated from the coding sequence GTGTCCGACCCCGTCGCCATCGGCATCGACATCGGCGGTACCAAGCTCGTCGCCGCCACCGTGGCAGCCGACGGGCGTCTGATCGAGCGTCACCGACGCGAGACGCCGGCACACGACACCGCTCTGCTGCTCCAGACCCTTCGCGCCTCGATCCGGCAACTGGCGGCCGGCCGCACCGACCTGCCGGTCGGGATCGGCATCGCCGGACTGGTGTCGCCCGACGGCGTGATCCGGTACGGCCCCAACATCGGCGTGCGCGACGTGGCCATCGCCGAGGAACTCGCGGACACCACCAGCGCCCCGATCGCCGTGACCAACGACGCCTCGGCCGCCGCACTGGGGGAGCAGCGCGCCGGCGCCGCGCAGGGGCACCGGGACGTGGTCATGTTCACCCTCGGCACGGGCGTCGGCGGCGGCATCGTCGTCGGCGACCGGCTCCTGCTGGGCGCGAACGGCTTCGCAGCCGAGATCGGGCACCTGATCGTCGCCGAGGGCGGGCGCCGCTGCCCGTGCGGCGCAAGGGGCTGCATCGAGGCGTACGCCTCGGGAACCGCGATCGGTCGCGTGGCCGCCGAGCGCGCGGCCGCCCACGACGGTCCGACCGTCCTGCGTGACGTGCCGATGCCGACGGGCCGCGACGTCAGCCAAGCCGCGCTGGCCGGCGACGAACTCGCCCAACAGGTCCTGGTGGAGGCCGGCACGTGGCTGGGCGTCGCCGCCGCGAGCCTGGTCAACCTGCTCGACCCGGAGGTGCTGCTCGTGGGGGGAGGGGCGGCGCTGGCCACCTCCCGGTGGATCGTGCCGGCCGCGACCGAGGCGCTCCAGCAGCGCATGCTCGGCAACGCCTGGCGCGTCGCGCCCGCCTTCGAGCTCGCCGCCCTCGGCGACGACGCCGGCATGGTCGGCGCCGCCATGCTCGCCCTCGACCGGGCCGGCGCCGCCGCACCCCATGGCAGCCGGTCGTGA